GTGAGATTAGGCTACAATTGTATAGTCTCATACCTGCACAACTTCTTCTTTCATTCCAGTGTGATTCGTCTTGGGTGTTACAACTGTGGGCTAAAGTATTTTCTTCTAACTGGCAAGAAAGTTGCCAATCATGAATGTGTACTCAATCACATATCTCCTTGCATCCAAATTTGCAACATAATCAGAATATGAGTAACCAGCGAAAGCACAAGATGTATCTCCATGGTAGACGAGTCTAAAATTAGTTGTACCTTTAAAGTAAGTTTCACAGTTTGTCAATGTTCATTCCAAGGATTACCCATATACCTACTCACAACAGTGACTGTTTGTGGTAGATCTAGCCTGGTGCATACCGTAGCATACATGAGATTGTCTACAACACTTGCATAAGGAACACAAGACATATATTCCTTCTCTGATTCTAATTGAGCAGTATTGAGTTCAGATAGATGAATTGATGTTGTTAGAGGGGTACATATTGGTTTTGTGGACACCATCCCAAAATGATTTAACACTTTTTGAATGTATTTCTTCTTACACCAAAaaagcttcttctagactcgaTCCCTCTTGATCTCCATGCCCAAGATCTTTTCAACAACTTTCATGTccttcatctcaaattcactACTAAGTAGTGACTTTAGCTTTTGAATTGCCAAACAATTGAGATGCTATGAGTATGTCTTTCACATAGAGTAGTAGATAGATGTAGGAACCATCAAGGTTATCAAAATCGAGAGTCTACGTAGACTCGTGAGAGCTCCGTAAACTCGACTCGtagactcgtaagagtctacttcGTACAAAAAAATACCTATGgataataagtaaatatattcaaaatgcaCCATTTTGCAAACAAATGACAATAAGCTCATAGTTCATACTATTAGTCTATTACAAAACATAAATTCTCAAAATTAaagcatttaaataattaaaaaaaccacAAATGTCTTCAAAGAAACATGTCCAATCCTCTAATAGGATCATCTCCATGAATATCATCACTTTCATCACCATCTCCATCATCATCAAGGTCTTCCTCAGATTGTGCATCATCATTAGGTTCcaccaaaattaaattatctagaTCAAAAGCGTCTACAACTAGATCATTTAAACTTCCTCCAACATCTCCCACTAATTCAACATTGCCACCATCACCTTCACCTTGAGGTTGCTCATCCTCATCATTATATCCCTCTTTAGTTATCCATTCATCGTCAGACTCAATCTCATCAAATGGAAGAGCAAtactttttctattttgtttactttttaactTCAAGTTATACATCACATAAACCAAGTcattcattttttgttgttataaGCAATTTCTTCTCTTTGTATGAacctataattaaaaatcaaattttaattactatctaaaccaaataagtaaaattatcaaacaaataaaataaagtcataAGGTTGAATTGAATTACCATTTCAAATGAGTTCCAATTACGCTCACACCCAGAAGAGCTGCAAGTCAAGCTCAAAACACGAATAGTAAATCTCCTCAACTTTGGAGTTCCATCATCAAACATTTCCCACCATTCTCCAGGTTGCATGACTTTTCTACTGTCCTTTGCCTCTTCCATAGAGAAAAGCCCTCTAGCAAAATGAAACTCAACAAGtggcaaattaatttttttcctttctgcaACATCCTTGACCAATCTTCTCATACACATGTGCAACCCTTCTTTCACTTAAGGGTCATCATCTCTGAAAGTAGGTTCATAATGCAGACGAAGATTAAGATAATGTGCAGCTGCATGCAAAGGCCTATGAAGCTAATGATTGCACCTCTCATCAATAATTTTCCAAACAAGCTTATAGCTACATAGTACATAGATATCAAATATGCTATATTAGAaatagttaaaacttaaaataatacacaagtaaattttaaatgtgagaaagtttagaaattttaccttttcttgatgttattaaagttgcattttatcttttcttttgcattttccaTCTCCTCATATATGAAACCCATGGCGGGTTTTACATCTGAATCCACCAATCGAAGGACCATCGTAAGAGGGGCAACAACTTTGAGGCACATGGTTATGTTTTTCCAAAATTGACTATCCAAAGCCACATTCTGTACTTTTCTCCCCTCTTGTGAAGTTCCAAACTTGCTTGTTTTCCACTCTTCAGAGCTAAACATGCTCAATAATGATGCTTTCAATTCATGAAGGCAAGCTAAAGTTAAATAAGTTATGGCAAATCTAGTCATACCAGGCCTAATCAAGTCTCTTCCATTTGTGAACTTCTTCATGATGCTAATCAACATTGTTCTACCATAAATATAGGTGGTGATCCTTCTTCCCTTCTTTATAGTAGTCTGATGAACCTTCAAATGTTTCTCAAAATCTTCAAATATCAAATCAATGCAATGAGCATCACATGGGATCCAATACAAATGCTCTCGTTTCTGCATCAACAATTCTCTAGCTGCTTTGTAATTTACAGCATTATTGGTTATCACCTGGACTACATTCTTCTCTCCAACAAAATTCACTACATTATCCATCATCTTCAACACTTTGTCAGTCATTTTTGAGATGTCTGAGGTATCCAATGAA
The genomic region above belongs to Glycine max cultivar Williams 82 chromosome 14, Glycine_max_v4.0, whole genome shotgun sequence and contains:
- the LOC102669027 gene encoding uncharacterized protein, whose translation is MVARYGVGYKPPSYHDIRAKLLKRAVEKTDVMLQEFRDEWKKTGCSIMSDGWIDKKRRSICNFLVNSPKGTVFLYSLDTSDISKMTDKVLKMMDNVVNFVGEKNVVQVITNNAVNYKAARELLMQKREHLYWIPCDAHCIDLIFEDFEKHLKVHQTTIKKGRRITTYIYGRTMLISIMKKFTNGRDLIRPGMTRFAITYLTLACLHELKASLLSMFSSEEWKTSKFGTSQEGRKVQNVALDSQFWKNITMCLKVVAPLTMVLRLVDSDVKPAMERKKINLPLVEFHFARGLFSMEEAKDSRKVMQPGEWWEMFDDGTPKLRRFTIRVLSLTCSSSGCERNWNSFEMLKSKQNRKSIALPFDEIESDDEWITKEGYNDEDEQPQGEGDGGNVELVGDVGGSLNDLVVDAFDLDNLILVEPNDDAQSEEDLDDDGDGDESDDIHGDDPIRGLDMFL